AAACTATCTATAGCTACACTTGCTAGCCATACATCTCTCCAGATAGTTCATGGAGCTAAGCTAGAGGGTTTTAAAACTATTGTTATTGTTCTTAGAGATAGGCTGTGGTTCTATGAACAGTTTAAACATTTAATTGATGAGTATATAGTTGTTGATAGTTGGAGAGATGTTTGTAGCAAGAATGTTGTATCCAGATTGAGAGAGTCTAACGCTGTTATGGTTCCCCATGGTAGCTATGTTGAGTATATAGGGCTTGACTGTGCTGAGAATATCGAGGTTCCGATTTTTGGTCTCAGAGGTTTATTTAGAGTTGAGGCAGATCAACATCTAAAGATGGATTTGTTAAAAAAGGCAGGTATTCCAATACCAAAGATATATAGTTTTGATGAGAATATTGATAGACCTGTTATAGTTAAGCTTCCTGGTGCAAAGGGTGGAAGGGGGTATTTTGTAGCTTCAGATAGTAAAAAGGTTTTTGATAAGCTTAAGACCTATGTTGATAGAGGTATTATAAAATCTATTGATGAAGCTATAATCCAGGAGTATCTAGTGGGTGTTACAGCATATTATCACTATTTCTATAGCCCTATACTAAATAGGTTAGAGATTATGGGTGCAGATATAAGATATGAATCCGATATAGATGGGCTAAGGAGAATGCCTCTAGAGGTAATAAATGCTATTGGTATTGAACCAACATTTACTGTAGTTGGAAATATACCTCTTGTCCTAAGAGAAAGCCTATTGCCAAAAATACTGGAGTACGGACTAAGATTTGTTGAAGTAACAAAGAAATATATTCCGCCTGGTATTATAGGGCCATTCTGTTTAGAGAGTGTGATTGATAGGGATATGAATATAAAGGTCTTTGAGTTTTCTGGAAGGATTGTAGCTGGAACAAATATATATATCTATGGCAGTCCATACTCATATCTATATTGGAATGAGCCTATGAGTACAGGTAGAAGAATTGCTAGAGAAATCAAATTAGCTATAGAGAAAAATATTATTAAAAATATTTTAACGTAATATAGGGTTTACTTAGGTTTATAGAATGGATGTTCCACTTTATCCTTCTTCTCAAGTATTTCATCAATCTTTGGCTCTCCCGCCATAGCTCTTTTAATAGCTAGTTTTGTTGCCTCATAGTTATATCTATAGATTTTATCTGGGTCTTTTGCAGCTGGATGTATAAATACTCCACATATAATGACGACATCATCTACAATATCCTTTGGTATAACACCTTCAGCAACACTATCTGCAACAGCCTTGGCAACAGCATATTGAGCAGGCCCGAAGATTAATTCAGCTTGCTTCATATTCTTTATAGTAACCTTGGGTACTATTAGAGTAACAGGTTTTACAAGCAGATTAGGTGTTAATACAGCAAATAGTTTTGTATGGCCATATGATTGATGAGCTAAGCCAAATGCAAAGCCTATGCCT
Above is a genomic segment from Ignisphaera aggregans DSM 17230 containing:
- a CDS encoding IMP biosynthesis enzyme PurP domain protein (COGs: COG1759 ATP-utilizing protein of ATP-grasp superfamily (probably carboligase)~InterPro IPR010672:IPR009720:IPR011761~KEGG: dka:DKAM_0531 5-formaminoimidazole-4-carboxamide-1-(beta)-D- ribofuranosyl 5'-monophosphate synthetase~PFAM: IMP biosynthesis enzyme PurP domain protein; IMP biosynthesis enzyme PurP~SPTR: B8D426 IMP biosynthesis enzyme PurP-like protein~PFAM: Domain of unknown function (DUF1297); Protein of unknown function (DUF1246)), with the translated sequence MIDIDKILENYDLDKLSIATLASHTSLQIVHGAKLEGFKTIVIVLRDRLWFYEQFKHLIDEYIVVDSWRDVCSKNVVSRLRESNAVMVPHGSYVEYIGLDCAENIEVPIFGLRGLFRVEADQHLKMDLLKKAGIPIPKIYSFDENIDRPVIVKLPGAKGGRGYFVASDSKKVFDKLKTYVDRGIIKSIDEAIIQEYLVGVTAYYHYFYSPILNRLEIMGADIRYESDIDGLRRMPLEVINAIGIEPTFTVVGNIPLVLRESLLPKILEYGLRFVEVTKKYIPPGIIGPFCLESVIDRDMNIKVFEFSGRIVAGTNIYIYGSPYSYLYWNEPMSTGRRIAREIKLAIEKNIIKNILT
- a CDS encoding formaldehyde-activating enzyme (COGs: COG1795 conserved hypothetical protein~InterPro IPR014826~KEGG: rba:RB10297 D-arabino 3-hexulose 6-phosphate formaldehyde lyase (hps-2)~PFAM: Formaldehyde-activating enzyme (Fae)~SPTR: Q7UF74 Probable D-arabino 3-hexulose 6-phosphate formaldehyde lyase (Hps-2)~TIGRFAM: formaldehyde-activating enzyme~PFAM: Formaldehyde-activating enzyme (Fae)~TIGRFAM: formaldehyde-activating enzyme) — encoded protein: MGKIGMRFGEALVGEGNEVAHIDLIIGDKDGPAGIGFAFGLAHQSYGHTKLFAVLTPNLLVKPVTLIVPKVTIKNMKQAELIFGPAQYAVAKAVADSVAEGVIPKDIVDDVVIICGVFIHPAAKDPDKIYRYNYEATKLAIKRAMAGEPKIDEILEKKDKVEHPFYKPK